A window of the Cololabis saira isolate AMF1-May2022 chromosome 19, fColSai1.1, whole genome shotgun sequence genome harbors these coding sequences:
- the LOC133419264 gene encoding nuclear factor 7, brain-like, with translation MDEKTLKDYLSCHVCLETLKDPVSLSCNHNFCSSCLKEFWEQNKNRNCPICKRKDSKDLDVNFSLKRLANSFAGRQTGGSSETEKEEKREEEVCKKHPGTTPLFCRDEQRAFCSVCEFSLHQNHKVVPVEEAVGELKELLKSDLKSLQDKRNKYKQVEETYKDLVQHSEKQLLSTEKQIRAEFNKLQQFLKEEEESRLASLREEEEQKGRRISGERKRIQEQISSLSDSISAVEEELQKDNMSFLSRYKPTRDRAREQSSVSDPRLLSGTLVDEAKHLGNLAFRVWEKMGDQVHFSPVVLDPNTAKRCLYLSADLTSVRCGDTYQQLPDNPERNVYGAIVFGCEGLTSGKHSWEVEVGDHPVWNIGLVKDSVDRKGKVFASPKYGIWCLSYHDGKYTNGVGKTVTVETSLRRIRVQLDYDGGTVSFYNAEDMTHIYTYRDTFTEKLFPYFNVSQSGDAKTSEIRICQTKNRLT, from the coding sequence ATGGATGAAAAAACTCTTAAAGATTACCTGAGCTGCCACGTTTGTTTAGAGACGTTGAAAGATCCGGTGTCTCTGAGCTGCAACCACAACTTCTGTTCAAGCTGCCTGAAAGAGTTCtgggaacaaaataaaaacagaaactgtcCCATCTGTAAAAGAAAAGATTCTAAAGATCTTGATGTGAACTTTTCACTGAAGAGACTTGCCAACTCTTTTGCTGGAAGACAGACAGGTGGATCGTCTGAgactgaaaaagaagaaaagagggaggaggaAGTTTGTAAGAAACATCCAGGAACAACTCCACTGTTCTGTAGAGACGAACAGAGAGCATTCTGTTCTGTCTGTGAGTTTTCTCTGCACCAGAACCACAAAGTGGTTCCTGTAGAAGAAGCAGTCGgtgagctgaaggagctgctgaaatCTGACTTAAAGTCTCTGCAGGACAAGAGGAACAAATACAAACAAGTGGAGGAAACATATAAAGATCTGGTTCAACACTCGGAGAAGCAGCTGCTGTCCACAGAGAAGCAGATCAGAGCAGAGTTCAacaaactccagcagttcctgaaggaggaagaggagtccagACTGGCATCtctgagggaggaagaggagcagaagGGGAGGAGGATCAgcggggagaggaagaggatccAGGAGCAGATCTCCTCTCTGTCAGACAGCATCTCTGCTGTGGAAGAAgagctgcagaaagacaacATGTCGTTCCTCAGCAGGTACAAACCCACCCGGGACAGAGCCAGAGAGCAGAGCTCAGTGTCAGATCCACGGCTGCTCTCAGGAACTCTGGTAGACGAGGCCAAACACCTGGGAAACCTGGCCTTCAGAGTCTGGGAGAAGATGGGGGACCAGGTCCACTTCAGCCCGGTGGTTCTGGACCCAAACACTGCAAAACGCTGTCTCTATCTGTCTGCTGATCTGACCAGTGTGAGATGTGGAGATACATACCAGCAGCTTCCTGATAATCCAGAGAGAAACGTCTACGGAGCCATTGTTTTTGGTTGTGAGGGTTTGACCTCAGGGAAACACAgctgggaggtggaggtgggagaTCATCCTGTCTGGAATATTGGTTTGGTTAAAGATTCAGTTGACAGGAAGGGAAAGGTGTTTGCTTCACCTAAATATGGAATCTGGTGTTTGTCGTATCATGATGGAAAATACACCAATGGTGTTGGTAAGACCGTCACGGTGGAGACGAGTCTCCGGAGGATCAGAGTCCAGCTGGACTATGACGGGGGGACGGTTTCCTTCTACAACGCTGAAGACATGACACACATCTACACTTACAGAGACACTTTCACTGAGAAACTCTTCCCTTATTTCAATGTTTCACAGTCTGGTGATGCAAAAACTTCTGAGATCAGAATCTGTCAGACAAAAAATAGATTAACCTGA